In Spirochaetaceae bacterium, a genomic segment contains:
- a CDS encoding carbohydrate ABC transporter permease, whose amino-acid sequence MAVTALSRQDRILNGVLYGLLSLILAAVAYPLFFVLIASISDPVLVNTGKVWIVPRGLTLDGYARIVQHEDLLRGYRNSLAYATLGTALNLGLTLTAAYALSRRDLPGRNGIMLYLTFTMFFSGGLIPTFLLIRDLGLYNSFWIMILPAGGSALHLAVSVFNIIIARTFFMNTIPQELLDAAVMDGCSDLRFFRSVVLPLSGAIVAVLMVFYAVGHWNGFFHGLIYLRERERFPLQLILRDILIQNTFTEELEIDDENALAAMMLAESIKYGMIIVASVPVLILYPFVQKHYVRGVMIGAIKG is encoded by the coding sequence GTGGCCGTGACCGCGCTGTCGCGGCAGGACCGCATACTGAACGGCGTCCTGTACGGGCTGCTGTCGCTGATCCTGGCGGCGGTGGCCTACCCGCTGTTCTTCGTGCTGATCGCGTCGATCAGCGACCCGGTGCTGGTGAATACCGGCAAGGTGTGGATCGTCCCGCGCGGCCTGACCCTGGACGGCTACGCGCGCATCGTGCAGCACGAGGACCTGCTGCGCGGCTACCGCAACAGCCTGGCGTACGCCACGCTCGGTACGGCGCTCAACCTGGGTTTGACCCTGACCGCCGCCTATGCGCTGTCGCGCCGCGACCTGCCGGGCCGCAACGGGATCATGCTGTACCTCACCTTCACCATGTTCTTCTCCGGCGGCCTGATCCCGACCTTCCTGCTGATCCGCGACCTCGGGCTGTACAACTCGTTCTGGATCATGATCCTGCCCGCGGGCGGCAGCGCCCTGCACCTGGCGGTGAGCGTGTTCAACATCATCATCGCCCGTACCTTCTTCATGAACACCATTCCGCAGGAGCTGCTCGACGCCGCGGTGATGGACGGCTGCAGCGACCTGCGCTTCTTCCGCTCGGTGGTGCTGCCGCTGTCGGGGGCGATCGTCGCGGTGTTGATGGTGTTCTACGCGGTCGGCCACTGGAACGGCTTCTTCCACGGGCTGATCTACCTGCGCGAACGGGAGCGGTTCCCGCTGCAGCTCATCCTGCGCGACATCCTGATTCAGAACACGTTCACGGAGGAGCTGGAGATCGACGACGAGAACGCGCTCGCGGCCATGATGCTGGCCGAGTCGATCAAGTACGGCATGATCATTGTGGCCAGCGTGCCGGTGCTGATCCTGTACCCGTTCGTGCAGAAGCACTACGTGCGCGGCGTGATGATCGGCGCGATCAAGGGCTGA
- the iolE gene encoding myo-inosose-2 dehydratase → MAVQLGIAPIAWSNDDLPQLGGDTPLETCLRESRMAGFTGVESGGKFPMDAAALGAQLRAHDLKLVSGWFSGRLLDGSVARERERIEQQLATFHALGAPVLVYAETTGSVQARRDVPVSRRPALADSDFPDYGRELTELADYLAERGVPMTYHHHMGTVIETEREVDLLMAHTGPAVGLLVDTGHMVFAGGDPLAMARRHAARVNHVHCKDIRAGVLARVRAEDMSFLDAVLAGVFTVPGDGSIDFRAVARLLAEIGYAGWAVVEAEQDPAKANPLTYARIGYAELTAALAVAGVEVQ, encoded by the coding sequence ATGGCAGTGCAGCTTGGTATCGCACCGATTGCCTGGAGCAACGACGACCTGCCGCAGCTTGGCGGCGACACCCCCCTGGAGACCTGCCTGCGGGAGAGCCGCATGGCGGGCTTCACCGGTGTCGAATCGGGCGGCAAGTTTCCCATGGACGCCGCCGCGCTCGGGGCGCAGCTCCGGGCGCATGACCTGAAGCTGGTTTCGGGCTGGTTTTCCGGGCGGTTGCTGGATGGATCGGTGGCGCGCGAGCGGGAGCGCATTGAGCAGCAGCTCGCCACCTTCCACGCGCTCGGCGCCCCGGTCCTGGTGTACGCGGAAACCACCGGCAGCGTGCAGGCGCGGCGGGACGTGCCGGTGAGCCGGCGCCCTGCCCTCGCCGACAGCGACTTTCCCGACTACGGGCGCGAGTTGACCGAGCTGGCCGACTACTTGGCCGAGCGTGGCGTGCCGATGACCTACCATCACCACATGGGAACGGTGATCGAAACCGAGCGCGAGGTGGACCTGCTGATGGCCCATACCGGGCCGGCGGTGGGCCTGCTGGTGGACACCGGCCACATGGTGTTCGCCGGCGGCGACCCGCTGGCCATGGCGCGGCGCCACGCGGCGCGCGTGAATCACGTGCACTGCAAGGACATCCGCGCCGGGGTGCTGGCCCGGGTGCGGGCCGAGGACATGAGCTTCCTCGACGCGGTGCTGGCCGGCGTGTTCACCGTGCCCGGCGACGGCAGCATCGACTTCCGGGCGGTGGCACGGCTGCTGGCGGAGATCGGCTATGCCGGGTGGGCCGTGGTGGAGGCGGAGCAGGATCCGGCCAAGGCCAACCCGCTGACCTACGCGCGCATCGGCTACGCCGAGCTGACTGCCGCCCTGGCAGTGGCCGGCGTCGAGGTGCAGTGA
- a CDS encoding extracellular solute-binding protein produces the protein MHRFAAALLAACLVPAGLSFAAGEVESGAEGTDRLSAIGFHNAGYPIVDTPLTVEAMIRGAAHVHYEFDDMTLIADLQERSNIDLVFETVPGAQVAEKRNLIFASREYPDLMLNMGVSDRNLWGAAQAGDVYALDELIDAYAPSWKQAFAERPIVRKAITQPDGKIYSLPYYREILNDYGIRDTMAINVDWLNKMGIDKLPDTTEEFYQALKAFRTGIDDGTLPENGVPWLGRFHSWANGGEWELYNAFGLWMKGQGVGAEKYLSVSDGVVEFGATDPLLKDAVKFLHRLYSESLITEEFFTNQGSDFTPRSRSVPPISGYWGSYFITSPVEEFYDPLPPLMGPTGVRRYRSQPVRLQKNQFTIFTKFDYPEALVRFIDPWADDTFSVEASYGGPLIRQESDGTRTVTGRGVDWFEHGPHNFFPTYVSKRAADKVNWTGEQGNRDRYIREFYEPYLWPQERHFAYITYTDEEQEELAVSSTEIANYIQTSIARWMVDGGVDDGWDEYLNELDRLGLDKVMEIFQTAYDRFHGN, from the coding sequence ATGCATCGTTTCGCCGCTGCCCTGCTGGCAGCGTGCTTGGTTCCCGCCGGACTGTCGTTTGCCGCGGGAGAGGTGGAATCTGGCGCCGAGGGGACCGACCGGCTATCCGCGATCGGGTTTCACAACGCCGGATATCCGATCGTCGACACTCCACTCACGGTGGAGGCGATGATCCGCGGGGCCGCCCACGTGCACTACGAGTTTGACGACATGACGCTGATCGCGGATCTGCAGGAGCGCTCCAACATCGACCTCGTGTTCGAAACGGTGCCGGGCGCGCAGGTCGCGGAGAAGCGCAACCTGATCTTCGCCAGCCGCGAATACCCGGACCTGATGCTCAACATGGGCGTGAGCGACCGCAACCTCTGGGGCGCCGCCCAGGCGGGCGACGTGTATGCGCTCGATGAGTTGATCGACGCCTACGCGCCGAGCTGGAAGCAGGCGTTCGCCGAGCGGCCGATCGTGCGCAAGGCGATCACCCAGCCGGACGGCAAGATCTACAGCCTGCCCTACTACCGCGAGATCCTCAACGACTACGGCATCCGCGACACCATGGCGATCAACGTCGACTGGCTGAACAAGATGGGCATCGACAAGCTGCCCGACACAACGGAGGAGTTCTACCAGGCGCTGAAGGCGTTCCGCACCGGCATCGACGACGGCACCCTGCCGGAGAACGGCGTGCCGTGGCTGGGGCGCTTCCATTCCTGGGCCAACGGCGGCGAGTGGGAGCTGTACAACGCCTTCGGCCTGTGGATGAAGGGCCAGGGCGTCGGCGCCGAGAAGTACCTGTCGGTCAGTGACGGCGTGGTGGAATTCGGGGCAACCGATCCCCTGCTGAAGGACGCCGTGAAGTTCCTGCATCGTCTCTACTCCGAGAGCCTGATCACCGAAGAGTTCTTTACCAACCAGGGCTCCGACTTCACCCCGCGATCGCGCTCGGTGCCGCCGATCTCCGGCTACTGGGGCTCCTACTTCATCACCTCGCCGGTGGAAGAGTTCTACGATCCCCTGCCGCCGCTGATGGGACCCACCGGCGTGCGCCGCTACCGCTCGCAGCCGGTGCGCCTGCAGAAGAACCAGTTCACGATCTTCACCAAGTTCGACTACCCGGAGGCGCTGGTGCGCTTCATCGATCCGTGGGCCGACGACACGTTCAGCGTCGAGGCCTCCTACGGCGGGCCGCTGATCCGGCAGGAGTCCGACGGCACCCGCACCGTGACCGGCCGCGGCGTGGACTGGTTCGAGCACGGCCCGCACAACTTCTTCCCGACCTACGTGTCGAAGCGCGCCGCGGACAAGGTGAACTGGACAGGTGAGCAGGGCAACCGTGACCGCTACATCCGGGAGTTCTACGAACCGTACCTGTGGCCTCAGGAGCGCCACTTCGCCTACATCACCTATACCGACGAGGAGCAGGAAGAGCTGGCGGTGAGCAGTACCGAAATCGCCAACTACATCCAGACCTCGATCGCCAGGTGGATGGTGGACGGAGGGGTCGACGACGGCTGGGACGAGTACCTGAACGAGCTCGACCGGCTCGGTCTGGACAAGGTGATGGAGATTTTCCAGACCGCGTACGACCGCTTCCACGGCAACTAG
- the rpsB gene encoding 30S ribosomal protein S2, producing the protein MAVVTMKNLLESGVHFGHQTKRWDPRMQRYIFAERNGIHIIDLQKTIVAIKEAYETVRQSVLAGKHVLFVGTKKQAQQSIEREARRCNMFYVNNRWLGGMLTNFSTMKRSLLKLKKIEKMEVDGTFSNMTKKEISRMQKEQARLERNLGGIKEMKDLPGVMFVVDTRKEAIAIAEANKMKIPVVAIVDTNCNPDVIDLPIPGNDDAIRAINLFTQIVANAVVEAENEVGLEVIETLQDEGPDEYDYDQIIDKDRFGEEYDAEPAPELETVSLGEMAGAAALAEDQGQQGFTDQDYSNYTPQDEPEQAQPEQETVTDKAGIDEDTLYDR; encoded by the coding sequence TTGGCCGTCGTTACCATGAAAAACCTGCTGGAGTCCGGAGTGCACTTCGGACACCAGACCAAGCGCTGGGATCCGCGTATGCAGCGGTACATATTCGCCGAGCGCAATGGCATCCACATCATCGACCTGCAGAAGACCATCGTCGCAATCAAGGAAGCGTACGAGACCGTCCGCCAGAGTGTTCTGGCCGGCAAGCACGTGCTGTTCGTCGGCACCAAGAAACAGGCGCAGCAGTCGATCGAACGGGAAGCCCGGCGCTGCAACATGTTCTACGTCAACAATCGCTGGCTCGGCGGCATGCTCACCAACTTCTCGACCATGAAGCGCTCACTGCTCAAGCTCAAGAAGATCGAGAAGATGGAGGTCGACGGCACCTTCTCGAACATGACCAAGAAAGAGATTTCGCGCATGCAGAAGGAGCAGGCGCGGCTTGAGCGCAACCTGGGCGGCATCAAGGAAATGAAGGACCTTCCCGGGGTCATGTTCGTGGTCGACACCCGCAAGGAGGCAATCGCGATCGCCGAGGCCAACAAGATGAAGATTCCGGTGGTTGCCATTGTCGATACGAACTGCAACCCGGACGTCATCGACCTGCCGATCCCGGGCAACGACGACGCCATTCGGGCCATCAACCTGTTCACCCAGATCGTTGCCAACGCCGTCGTCGAGGCGGAGAACGAAGTGGGCCTGGAGGTTATCGAGACGTTGCAGGACGAGGGCCCCGACGAGTACGACTACGACCAGATCATCGACAAGGATCGATTCGGCGAGGAGTACGACGCCGAACCGGCGCCGGAGCTCGAGACGGTGTCGCTCGGTGAAATGGCCGGCGCCGCCGCCTTGGCCGAGGATCAGGGACAGCAGGGATTCACCGACCAGGACTATTCCAACTACACGCCGCAAGATGAGCCCGAGCAAGCGCAGCCGGAACAGGAAACGGTCACCGACAAAGCCGGGATCGACGAAGACACGCTGTACGACCGCTGA
- a CDS encoding Maf family protein — translation MTACAPPAITLASASPQRLALLRAAGFVVRVVPSGADETVAAQVPPERAVVELARRKARAVLARVPEPGWLIAADTAVLIGADLVGKPADRDCARAMLRRLAGTVHHVLTGVALATPERVLEVALARTAVTFAPLSAAQMDWYLDSGEWRGAAGGYRIQGRAALLATHLDGSYSNVVGLPLETIYRMLAQSGYPFRSPQ, via the coding sequence GTGACCGCCTGCGCGCCGCCGGCCATTACCCTGGCGTCCGCCTCGCCGCAGCGCCTTGCCCTGCTGCGGGCGGCGGGCTTTGTGGTGCGCGTGGTGCCGTCGGGCGCCGACGAGACGGTGGCGGCGCAGGTTCCCCCGGAGCGGGCGGTGGTCGAACTCGCCCGCCGCAAGGCGCGCGCCGTGCTTGCCCGCGTGCCGGAACCGGGCTGGCTGATCGCGGCCGACACCGCCGTCCTGATCGGCGCCGACCTGGTCGGCAAGCCCGCCGACCGCGACTGTGCCCGCGCCATGCTGAGGCGGCTTGCCGGCACCGTCCACCATGTGCTGACCGGCGTTGCATTGGCTACCCCGGAGCGCGTGCTGGAGGTGGCGCTGGCCCGTACCGCCGTCACCTTCGCCCCGCTCAGCGCCGCGCAAATGGACTGGTACCTGGACAGCGGCGAGTGGCGCGGCGCGGCCGGCGGGTACCGCATCCAGGGCCGTGCCGCGCTCCTGGCCACTCACCTGGACGGCTCCTACAGCAACGTCGTAGGCTTGCCGCTGGAAACGATATATCGTATGTTGGCGCAAAGCGGTTATCCGTTTCGCAGCCCGCAATAA
- a CDS encoding ABC transporter permease subunit: MERTAVEPLNVRSTPIGVRILRSYQLYLLLLPTVALVFVFQYVPMYGVTIAFKNFKPHLGIIGSDWVGLHHFIRFFESPSFWRLIRNTIFLSGYELLLGFPIPIVLALMMNMVTGARFKRTVQMVTYAPHFISTVVIVGMLGVFLSKNFGLTNHLIDVLGGERVFFLGKEQWFRSLYVFSGVWQNAGWGTIIYLAALSAIDPELHEAAIVDGATLWQRVWNIDIPGILPTIVILLILNVGQIMGVGFEKAFLMQNALNLQVSEIISTFVYKVGLLDARFSFSAAVGLFNAVINFVLLVSVNRFAKVLGQSGLW; the protein is encoded by the coding sequence ATGGAGCGCACCGCGGTAGAGCCCCTCAACGTGCGGAGTACGCCGATCGGCGTGCGCATCCTCCGTTCCTACCAGTTGTACCTGCTCCTGCTGCCCACCGTCGCGCTGGTGTTCGTCTTCCAGTACGTGCCGATGTACGGCGTCACCATCGCATTCAAGAACTTCAAGCCGCACCTCGGCATCATCGGCAGCGACTGGGTCGGGCTGCATCACTTCATCCGCTTCTTCGAGTCGCCCAGCTTCTGGCGCCTGATCCGCAACACCATTTTCTTGAGCGGCTACGAGTTGCTGCTCGGCTTTCCAATTCCGATCGTCCTGGCGCTGATGATGAACATGGTAACCGGCGCCCGCTTCAAGCGCACGGTGCAGATGGTCACCTACGCGCCGCACTTCATCTCCACGGTGGTGATCGTGGGCATGCTGGGTGTGTTCCTGTCCAAGAACTTCGGCCTGACCAACCACCTGATCGACGTGCTCGGGGGAGAGCGGGTGTTCTTCCTCGGCAAGGAGCAATGGTTCCGGTCGCTGTACGTGTTCTCGGGGGTGTGGCAGAACGCCGGCTGGGGCACCATCATCTACCTGGCCGCGCTCAGCGCCATCGACCCCGAGTTGCACGAGGCGGCGATCGTGGACGGCGCCACCCTGTGGCAGCGCGTGTGGAACATCGACATTCCCGGCATCCTGCCCACCATCGTCATTCTGCTCATTCTCAACGTCGGACAGATCATGGGGGTCGGCTTCGAGAAGGCGTTCCTGATGCAGAACGCGCTCAACCTGCAGGTGTCGGAGATCATTTCCACCTTCGTCTACAAGGTGGGGCTGCTCGATGCCCGGTTCAGCTTCTCGGCGGCGGTGGGCCTGTTCAACGCGGTGATCAACTTCGTGCTGCTGGTATCGGTGAACCGGTTCGCAAAGGTGCTCGGGCAGTCGGGGCTGTGGTAG
- a CDS encoding aldo/keto reductase, producing MRNGSRALGRRRGEVIVATKVGNRWRAGGDGWDWDPSPAHIRRAVEASLRRLSTDYIDLYQLHGGTIEDPIDDVIATFEALREAGTIRAWGISSIRPNVIREYAARSSIASVMMQYSVLDRRPEEQALPLLRDRGISVIARGPVAKGLLADAPLRGGYGSRGESGSPPRGEYGKPARAELGHDRERVALIQQVLGEVSAAAGRTPAQSALRFALAAPAVATVIPGASSLAQLQDNVAAAASTPLGDGEAAALGAAAPAQRYAVHR from the coding sequence ATGAGGAACGGCTCGCGCGCGCTCGGGCGGCGTCGCGGCGAGGTGATCGTCGCCACCAAGGTGGGCAACCGCTGGCGCGCCGGCGGCGACGGCTGGGACTGGGACCCGTCACCGGCCCACATCCGTCGCGCGGTCGAGGCGAGTCTGCGCCGCCTGAGCACCGACTACATCGACTTGTACCAGTTGCACGGCGGCACCATTGAAGACCCTATCGACGACGTCATCGCCACCTTCGAAGCGCTGCGCGAGGCCGGCACGATCCGCGCCTGGGGCATCTCCTCGATCCGTCCCAACGTGATCCGCGAATACGCGGCGCGCTCGTCGATCGCCAGCGTGATGATGCAGTACAGCGTGTTGGACCGCCGCCCCGAGGAGCAGGCGCTGCCGCTGCTGCGCGACCGCGGCATCTCGGTGATCGCACGCGGACCGGTAGCCAAGGGGCTGCTTGCCGACGCGCCGCTCCGCGGTGGGTACGGCTCACGTGGTGAGTCCGGCTCGCCGCCACGCGGTGAGTACGGCAAGCCGGCGCGTGCCGAACTGGGCCATGACCGGGAACGGGTAGCGCTAATCCAGCAGGTGCTCGGGGAGGTCAGCGCGGCGGCCGGGCGAACGCCGGCGCAGAGCGCATTGCGGTTTGCATTGGCGGCGCCGGCCGTGGCCACCGTGATCCCCGGAGCGAGCAGCCTCGCGCAGTTGCAGGACAACGTGGCAGCCGCGGCGAGCACTCCTCTCGGCGACGGCGAAGCGGCTGCCCTGGGCGCCGCCGCGCCCGCGCAGCGCTACGCGGTGCACCGCTGA